A section of the Verrucomicrobium sp. GAS474 genome encodes:
- a CDS encoding putative 4-mercaptohistidine N1-methyltransferase, whose product MASFYESDRAVAEYLLFHYGEGTYPVPPGSEGALGFPARCAALFAPRGPEARALDLGCAVGRSTFEMARQGGTVLGIDYSARFVEAAEVLRTEGEISVEIAEEGDLARRVVLKRPEVDPARVAFLRGDALALPDLSPFDAVLAANLIDRLADPARFLARLPALVRPGGELVLTSPYTWLEDYTPRDKWLGGFVRDGVPVGTRESLERLLAPAFELVRAVDLPFLIREHARKFQWSIAEATLWRRRE is encoded by the coding sequence ATGGCCTCGTTCTACGAGAGCGACCGGGCCGTCGCCGAATACCTCCTCTTCCATTACGGAGAGGGGACGTACCCCGTCCCGCCCGGTTCCGAAGGGGCGCTCGGCTTCCCCGCGCGGTGCGCGGCGCTCTTTGCGCCGCGCGGCCCGGAAGCCCGCGCCCTCGATCTCGGGTGCGCCGTGGGGCGCTCGACTTTCGAGATGGCTCGGCAGGGAGGGACCGTGCTGGGGATCGATTACTCGGCCCGATTCGTCGAGGCCGCCGAGGTGTTGCGGACGGAGGGAGAGATCTCCGTGGAAATCGCCGAGGAGGGCGACCTGGCCCGTCGTGTCGTCCTGAAGCGGCCCGAGGTCGATCCGGCCCGGGTGGCGTTCCTGCGGGGCGATGCGCTCGCCCTTCCCGATCTCTCTCCGTTCGATGCTGTCCTCGCCGCGAACCTGATCGATCGGCTCGCCGATCCAGCCCGGTTCCTGGCCCGGCTGCCCGCCTTGGTCCGACCGGGAGGAGAGCTCGTCCTGACCAGCCCCTATACGTGGCTGGAGGACTACACGCCGCGCGACAAATGGCTCGGCGGATTCGTCCGGGACGGCGTTCCGGTCGGCACCCGGGAGAGCCTGGAGCGCCTTCTCGCCCCTGCCTTCGAGCTGGTCCGCGCCGTCGATCTCCCGTTCCTGATCCGGGAGCACGCCCGGAAGTTCCAATGGAGCATCGCCGAGGCGACCCTCTGGCGTCGCCGGGAATAA
- a CDS encoding organic hydroperoxide resistance protein, with protein MNILYKTQASATGGREGKAATDDGKLSVTLSTVKELGGGGGTGTNPEQLFAAGYSACFLGALKFVASQAKVAIPAESTVTGSVGIGKRDDQQGFGLEVELTVHVPGVEKSVVEELTAKAHIVCPYSHATRGNIPVTLTVA; from the coding sequence ATGAATATCCTCTACAAGACCCAAGCCTCCGCCACCGGCGGCCGTGAAGGCAAGGCCGCGACCGACGACGGCAAGCTCTCCGTGACCCTCTCCACCGTGAAGGAACTCGGCGGCGGCGGCGGCACGGGAACGAACCCCGAACAGCTCTTCGCGGCCGGTTATTCCGCCTGCTTCCTCGGCGCGCTGAAGTTCGTCGCCAGCCAGGCGAAAGTCGCCATTCCGGCCGAATCGACCGTCACCGGCAGCGTCGGCATCGGCAAGCGGGACGACCAGCAGGGCTTCGGCCTCGAGGTCGAGCTGACGGTCCACGTCCCCGGCGTCGAGAAATCGGTCGTCGAGGAGTTGACCGCGAAGGCCCACATCGTCTGCCCCTACTCCCACGCCACCCGCGGGAACATCCCGGTCACGCTGACGGTCGCCTAA
- a CDS encoding ABC transporter permease, with the protein MSGKTRSLLWRRLGPWLLGGTGILLFLGGWSAVALAFHNAILVPSPWEVAASVGDLVKDGTLLGDLGASLRRVFLGFGIAAGLSVPLALAMGAITPLRWLLLPVVSLLRPIPPIAWIPMAILWFGIGDASGCFITALAAFFPVFINTLGAALSVEPQYLRAARCLGAGRLTLLTRVYLPSSLPAVWTGLKIGLGQSWMAVVTAELVAAQSGLGYMIQLNRIQLETPRVFVGMIVIAITGTAMTVGLERLERVLFPWRHLR; encoded by the coding sequence ATGAGCGGGAAGACGCGCTCCCTCCTTTGGCGCCGCCTCGGCCCCTGGCTCCTCGGCGGGACGGGCATCCTTCTCTTCCTCGGGGGGTGGAGCGCCGTCGCCCTCGCCTTCCATAACGCCATCCTGGTCCCCTCCCCCTGGGAGGTGGCGGCGAGCGTCGGGGACCTGGTCAAGGACGGCACCCTCCTCGGCGATCTCGGCGCGAGCCTCCGCCGGGTCTTCCTCGGCTTCGGCATCGCCGCCGGGCTCTCCGTCCCCCTCGCCCTCGCCATGGGCGCGATCACCCCGCTCCGCTGGCTCCTCCTCCCCGTCGTCTCCCTCCTCCGCCCGATCCCCCCCATCGCCTGGATCCCGATGGCGATCCTCTGGTTCGGCATCGGCGACGCCTCGGGCTGCTTCATCACCGCCCTCGCCGCCTTCTTCCCCGTCTTCATCAACACCCTCGGCGCGGCCCTCTCCGTCGAGCCCCAATACCTCCGCGCCGCGAGGTGCCTCGGCGCGGGCCGCCTCACCCTCCTCACCCGGGTTTATCTCCCCTCCTCCCTGCCCGCCGTCTGGACCGGGCTGAAGATCGGCCTCGGCCAGTCGTGGATGGCCGTCGTCACCGCCGAGCTCGTCGCCGCCCAATCGGGCCTCGGCTACATGATCCAGCTGAACCGCATCCAGCTCGAAACCCCGCGCGTCTTCGTCGGCATGATCGTCATCGCGATCACCGGCACCGCCATGACCGTCGGCCTCGAACGGCTCGAGCGGGTCCTCTTTCCTTGGAGACATCTCCGCTAA
- a CDS encoding sulfotransferase, with product MSQSSPSTAPFFIVGSERSGTTLLMAILGHHSRLAVPEVAWYYPRFRAYLHTYGDLTKPAHFRTLVSEMIFGLKTPFFGLPLNPATIVDELVAATQAPTFAEAYRVILERYAAAVNKPRWGEKTPHNLFYVREILADFPGAKIINLVRDGRDIAVEQLRSAFGPRNAYAAAVVWKRTHEVAAQLRRELPAATWLDVSYEKLAADPEPVLREVAAFLGEAYEPQILEFHRGEIAQRRGKTRDHKPLGQPVSSDYIGLYRRHLSLHDQEIFAGVAGGALRELGYAVEVEGAVPSVQDAALYLEHDSRIRAATLDAPEGHVVYESLNDWLIDQREERRRRGLWKETAVPAPTLSEVLDWDAEFISGQRAPRRWKEYFAVKRRYTATELVL from the coding sequence ATGAGCCAGTCCTCCCCCTCTACCGCCCCCTTCTTCATCGTCGGCAGCGAGCGTTCCGGCACCACCCTCCTGATGGCGATCCTCGGCCACCACAGCCGCCTCGCCGTCCCGGAGGTCGCGTGGTATTACCCCCGCTTCCGCGCCTACCTCCACACCTACGGCGACCTGACGAAACCGGCCCACTTCCGCACCCTCGTCTCGGAGATGATCTTCGGGCTGAAGACTCCCTTCTTCGGCCTCCCGCTCAATCCAGCCACCATCGTCGACGAGCTCGTCGCGGCGACGCAGGCCCCGACATTCGCCGAGGCCTACCGGGTGATCCTCGAACGGTACGCCGCCGCGGTGAACAAGCCCCGCTGGGGCGAGAAGACGCCCCACAACCTCTTCTATGTCCGCGAGATCCTCGCCGACTTCCCCGGGGCGAAGATCATCAACCTCGTCCGGGACGGACGGGACATCGCCGTCGAGCAGCTCCGTTCCGCCTTCGGCCCCCGCAACGCCTACGCCGCCGCCGTCGTCTGGAAGCGGACCCACGAGGTCGCCGCGCAACTGCGGAGGGAACTCCCCGCCGCAACGTGGCTCGACGTCTCCTACGAGAAGCTGGCCGCCGATCCCGAGCCGGTCCTCCGCGAGGTCGCGGCCTTCCTCGGCGAGGCCTACGAGCCGCAGATCCTCGAATTCCACCGGGGCGAGATCGCCCAACGGCGCGGCAAGACCCGGGACCACAAGCCCCTCGGCCAACCCGTCTCCTCCGATTACATCGGCCTCTACCGCCGCCACCTCAGCCTCCACGACCAGGAGATCTTCGCGGGCGTCGCGGGCGGGGCCCTGCGCGAGCTCGGCTACGCCGTCGAGGTCGAGGGTGCGGTCCCCTCCGTCCAGGACGCCGCCCTCTACCTCGAGCACGACAGCCGGATCCGCGCCGCCACCCTCGACGCCCCCGAGGGCCACGTCGTCTACGAGAGCCTCAACGACTGGCTCATAGACCAGCGCGAGGAACGCCGCCGCCGGGGCCTCTGGAAGGAAACCGCCGTCCCCGCCCCGACCCTCTCCGAAGTCCTCGATTGGGATGCCGAATTCATCTCCGGCCAGCGCGCGCCGCGCCGGTGGAAAGAGTACTTCGCCGTGAAGCGCCGCTACACCGCGACCGAACTCGTCCTCTAA
- a CDS encoding alpha/beta hydrolase, translating to MSMITVKDGTQIFYKDWGTGQPLFFHHGWPLSADDWDTQMMFFLAKGYRVIAHDRRGHGRSTQTSRGHDMDTYAADVAAIVEALDLRNSVHIGHSTGGGEVTRYVARHGKGRVAKAVLVSAIPPLFMQTEKNPDGVPKAVVDGIRDGTANHRSQFYKDITMPFYGFNRPGAVISEGIRENWWRQGMMGAAIAQYECIRVLSETEFYDDLAIIDIPVLVMHGEDDQICPFSSTGAKSVKLLKYGQLKTYPGFPHGMPTTHAGEINADLLAFIQS from the coding sequence ATGAGCATGATCACGGTGAAGGACGGTACGCAGATTTTCTACAAGGATTGGGGCACGGGGCAGCCTCTCTTTTTCCATCACGGCTGGCCTCTTTCCGCCGACGATTGGGATACGCAGATGATGTTCTTCCTGGCGAAGGGGTATCGGGTTATCGCCCATGACCGCCGCGGGCACGGGCGTTCGACGCAGACGTCGCGAGGGCACGACATGGACACGTACGCCGCCGACGTGGCCGCGATCGTCGAGGCCCTCGATCTCAGGAATTCGGTCCACATCGGTCACTCGACCGGCGGCGGCGAGGTGACTCGCTACGTCGCCCGCCACGGAAAAGGGCGGGTGGCCAAGGCCGTCCTCGTCAGCGCGATTCCGCCTCTTTTCATGCAGACGGAAAAGAATCCGGACGGCGTGCCGAAGGCGGTGGTCGACGGGATCCGCGACGGCACGGCGAATCACCGGTCGCAGTTTTACAAGGACATCACCATGCCGTTCTACGGTTTCAATCGTCCCGGTGCCGTGATTTCCGAGGGGATTCGCGAGAATTGGTGGCGGCAGGGCATGATGGGGGCCGCCATCGCGCAGTATGAATGCATCCGGGTCCTTTCCGAAACCGAGTTCTACGACGACCTGGCGATCATCGATATTCCCGTGCTGGTGATGCATGGGGAAGACGACCAAATCTGTCCCTTCTCCTCGACGGGAGCGAAATCGGTGAAGCTTTTAAAGTACGGCCAGCTGAAAACGTATCCCGGATTCCCCCATGGCATGCCGACGACGCATGCGGGGGAGATCAACGCGGATCTCCTCGCATTCATTCAATCCTGA
- a CDS encoding ABC transporter ATP-binding protein — MSLTLASAPLPADKAATAAVPTGAIRVEGVAVHFPARGKRPVGTSGRTVAALDGIDLVVPPGQFVALLGPSGCGKSTLLNVLAGFQPPSAGRAVVDGETVREPSARRPVVFQNHSLFPWMTVLENVAFGLRNLKRPHPLDTARRHLALVGLGAYADHYPTQLSGGMQQRVGLARALAIEPPLLLMDEPFGALDAQTRLLMQEQLLSLWESWRHTVVFVTHDIDEAIYLADRVVVLGVRPNAVRGDFAVHLPRPRGFAVRRSDAYLELHEQLFALIREESLKNFGPAEGKTS; from the coding sequence ATGTCCCTCACCCTCGCTTCCGCCCCCCTCCCCGCCGACAAGGCCGCAACCGCCGCCGTCCCCACCGGCGCGATCCGCGTCGAGGGGGTCGCCGTCCATTTCCCCGCCCGGGGCAAACGGCCCGTCGGGACCAGCGGACGGACGGTGGCGGCCCTCGACGGCATCGACCTCGTCGTCCCTCCGGGCCAGTTCGTCGCCCTCCTCGGGCCGTCGGGCTGCGGCAAGTCGACCCTCCTCAACGTCCTCGCCGGATTCCAGCCGCCGAGCGCGGGCCGCGCCGTCGTCGACGGCGAGACCGTCCGGGAGCCGAGCGCCCGCCGCCCCGTCGTCTTCCAGAACCACTCCCTCTTCCCGTGGATGACCGTCCTGGAGAACGTCGCCTTCGGCCTCCGCAACCTCAAGCGCCCCCACCCCCTCGACACCGCCCGCCGTCACCTCGCCCTCGTCGGCCTCGGCGCCTATGCCGATCACTACCCGACCCAGCTCTCCGGCGGGATGCAGCAGCGCGTCGGCCTCGCCCGCGCCCTCGCCATCGAGCCGCCCCTCCTCCTCATGGACGAGCCCTTCGGGGCCCTCGACGCCCAGACCCGCCTCCTCATGCAGGAGCAGCTCCTCTCCCTTTGGGAATCGTGGCGGCACACCGTCGTCTTCGTCACCCACGACATCGACGAGGCGATCTACCTCGCCGACCGCGTCGTCGTACTCGGCGTGAGGCCGAACGCCGTCCGGGGCGATTTCGCCGTCCATCTCCCCCGTCCCCGCGGCTTCGCCGTCCGCCGCAGCGACGCCTACCTCGAGCTCCACGAACAACTCTTCGCCCTCATCCGGGAGGAGAGCCTGAAGAACTTCGGCCCTGCGGAAGGAAAGACGTCATGA
- a CDS encoding GAF domain-containing sensor histidine kinase, with amino-acid sequence MMMPPISGSELDRLRVLREYKILDTPPEKILDDVVTLAAYICGSDISQVTLVDEDRQWFKASFGIEATETPRDFSFCAHAIQQPDIFIVPDATQDDRFADNPLVTGEPGIRFYAGSPLITPEGHALGTLCVIDRTPHRMTPEQKSALTVLSRLVMTHLEMRNQSRELARLNEVLSGKTRELERAATLKNRFLANMTHELRTPLNCIIGFSEILSDGGAGPVSADQKGHLDDILASGRHLLELINDLLDIAKIEAGKMSLFPEAFSLPEAIREVSSAVNPLVQKKGITLAAALAPEVKGVVLDKKLFKQVLFNLLSNAIKFTPEGGRVELNVAPVGEGRFSMAVRDTGIGIKPENLARLFKEFAQLEDDQSRQHQGTGLGLALSRKIVEIQGGTITAASEFGKGSLFTVELPRVTSESLALS; translated from the coding sequence ATGATGATGCCTCCGATCAGCGGGAGCGAGCTCGACCGCCTCCGCGTCCTCCGGGAATACAAGATCCTCGATACCCCGCCCGAGAAGATCCTCGACGATGTCGTCACCTTGGCGGCCTATATTTGCGGGTCGGACATCTCCCAGGTCACCCTGGTTGACGAAGACCGGCAGTGGTTCAAGGCGTCGTTCGGCATCGAGGCGACCGAGACGCCGCGCGATTTCTCGTTCTGCGCCCATGCGATCCAGCAGCCCGACATTTTCATCGTCCCCGACGCGACGCAGGACGACCGCTTTGCCGACAATCCCCTCGTGACCGGGGAGCCGGGCATCCGCTTCTATGCCGGATCGCCGCTCATCACTCCGGAGGGACATGCCCTGGGGACCCTCTGCGTGATCGACCGGACGCCCCACCGGATGACGCCGGAGCAGAAGAGCGCCTTGACCGTCCTGAGTCGCCTGGTGATGACCCACCTGGAGATGCGGAACCAATCGCGCGAATTGGCTCGGCTGAACGAGGTGCTCAGCGGCAAGACCCGCGAGCTGGAGCGCGCGGCGACCCTGAAGAACCGCTTCCTGGCGAACATGACCCATGAATTGCGGACCCCCCTCAACTGCATCATCGGCTTTTCCGAGATCCTTTCCGACGGGGGCGCCGGCCCGGTCAGCGCCGACCAGAAGGGCCATCTCGACGACATCCTGGCGAGCGGCCGCCACCTGCTCGAACTGATCAACGACCTCCTCGACATCGCGAAGATCGAGGCGGGGAAGATGAGCCTCTTCCCCGAGGCGTTCTCCCTGCCGGAGGCGATCCGCGAAGTCTCCTCCGCCGTCAATCCCCTCGTGCAGAAGAAGGGGATCACGCTGGCCGCCGCTCTCGCGCCCGAGGTGAAGGGGGTGGTGCTCGACAAGAAGCTGTTCAAGCAGGTCCTCTTCAACCTTCTTTCCAACGCGATCAAGTTCACCCCCGAGGGCGGGAGGGTCGAGCTCAACGTCGCCCCGGTCGGGGAGGGACGCTTCTCGATGGCGGTGCGGGACACCGGTATCGGGATCAAGCCGGAGAACCTCGCCCGGCTCTTCAAGGAGTTCGCCCAATTGGAGGACGACCAGTCCCGGCAGCATCAGGGAACGGGATTGGGGCTCGCCCTGAGCCGCAAGATCGTCGAGATCCAAGGGGGAACGATCACGGCCGCCAGCGAGTTCGGAAAGGGAAGCCTCTTCACTGTCGAGCTCCCCCGCGTCACCTCGGAATCCCTTGCTTTAAGCTGA
- a CDS encoding cellulase family glycosylhydrolase, with amino-acid sequence MGKLSQAWVLALFFCQATAFSSDLSGSYEWSRMKIGGGGFVVGMSFNPGEKDLLYVRTDVAGAYRWNAPTASWKQLVTSASLPPEYVGYGKYAGVDSLVGAPGKPEVAYMAFGGQPYGLVAGQVFRSTDRGDHWQPTRFRETGVKLEPNGEGRLEGERLAVDPANENVVYFASIQDGLWFTEDGGGKWSKVAAVPAGKPPHGVTTILFDKKSGTTQAASGARTNTIYATVEEGGVFRSADAGATWSKISDGAAGDAGKPRDATIGPDGTYYVVYDSVKGGVGSLWKYGPGANPSGAWTEITPPAPNGGKDKSYGAISVDPFDPNHVVAMINGGKTFVSFDQGATWTYHLFRLESPNIEWMGKQANYYLSTGQLAFDPFDKGKIWYAEGFGVWWTRDLSPAQIAWRSESEGIEEVCGNDVIAPPGGKPVAAMWDVGAFYFDDVDLYTARRSQPGFMSAWALDWCARDPKFIAGVFRSHLDFVPKANSSGFSTDGGKTWTRFAALENGTAPKELEYGVIAVSASDPDHLVWSPSAKKLPYYTADRGATWKQATLGGPSETGFNSHPMSTKPLCADRVAPDTFYLYTPQAGLFRSTDGGASFSKAGNPVANKWGPMLKATPGHAGDLWFAAGDEAGLFHSTDGGATWTRLPALRAAANIGLGKAQADDGYPTLYVAGNVAGEWGLFRSVDQGASWDKLVDYPVGIFDAIDAMDGDKDLFGQVYVGFSGSGFAYGKPRAAAAQAAPAGEGLTQAGVTAQMGRGLNLGNFLEAPHEGAYTDGRVLQEDDFALIRKAGFKSIRVPICWVSRLGPAPDYTIDPAFLKRVDWVVAQAKKNDLTVVLDYHNDDALDKQPDANTGRYLATWKQIAEHYKDEPSSVYFELFNEPTPEMGADRWNDILAKALAVVRASNPTRTVVIGPVAWNNINRLPDLVLPLRDRNLLVTVHFYYPMEFTHQGASWVGGSEKWLGTPWLGTEKERQNIVWQFGNAAGWAEERRRPIFVGEFGSFEKGDLASRVRWTAFVARTAASHGFTTAYWEFCSGFGAYDPVAREWRQPLLEALMGE; translated from the coding sequence ATGGGCAAACTCTCTCAAGCCTGGGTCCTCGCCCTCTTCTTCTGCCAGGCGACGGCGTTTTCGTCCGACCTCAGCGGAAGCTATGAGTGGAGCCGGATGAAGATCGGCGGCGGCGGCTTCGTCGTCGGGATGAGTTTCAATCCCGGGGAGAAAGACCTCCTCTATGTCCGTACCGACGTCGCGGGAGCCTACCGCTGGAATGCCCCCACGGCATCATGGAAGCAGCTGGTCACCTCGGCGAGCCTTCCGCCCGAGTACGTCGGCTACGGCAAATATGCGGGAGTCGACAGCCTCGTCGGGGCCCCCGGCAAGCCGGAGGTCGCCTACATGGCCTTCGGGGGCCAGCCCTACGGCCTCGTCGCCGGGCAGGTCTTCCGGAGCACCGATCGCGGCGACCATTGGCAGCCGACCCGTTTCAGGGAAACCGGGGTCAAGCTCGAGCCGAACGGGGAGGGGCGGTTGGAGGGGGAACGGCTCGCCGTCGATCCGGCGAACGAGAACGTCGTCTACTTCGCCTCGATTCAGGACGGCCTGTGGTTCACCGAGGACGGCGGCGGGAAATGGAGCAAGGTCGCTGCCGTCCCCGCCGGAAAGCCCCCGCATGGGGTGACGACGATTCTCTTCGACAAGAAAAGCGGGACGACCCAGGCGGCATCGGGTGCGAGGACGAACACGATCTATGCGACGGTCGAGGAGGGGGGCGTCTTCCGCAGCGCCGACGCGGGGGCGACGTGGAGCAAGATTTCCGACGGGGCGGCGGGCGATGCGGGGAAGCCGCGCGACGCCACGATCGGACCCGACGGCACCTATTACGTCGTCTACGACAGCGTCAAGGGGGGGGTCGGGTCGCTCTGGAAGTACGGTCCGGGCGCGAACCCCTCCGGCGCCTGGACCGAGATCACGCCCCCCGCGCCGAACGGCGGCAAGGACAAGTCCTACGGGGCGATCTCCGTCGATCCCTTCGATCCGAACCACGTGGTCGCCATGATCAACGGGGGGAAAACCTTCGTCTCCTTCGATCAGGGCGCGACCTGGACCTACCACCTGTTCCGCCTCGAAAGCCCGAACATCGAGTGGATGGGCAAGCAGGCCAACTATTACCTGAGCACCGGCCAGCTGGCCTTCGATCCCTTCGACAAGGGGAAAATCTGGTATGCGGAGGGCTTCGGCGTCTGGTGGACGCGCGATCTCTCGCCCGCCCAGATCGCCTGGCGCTCGGAGAGCGAGGGGATCGAGGAGGTGTGCGGCAACGACGTCATCGCCCCGCCCGGGGGGAAGCCGGTCGCCGCCATGTGGGATGTCGGGGCCTTCTACTTCGACGATGTCGACCTCTACACGGCCCGGCGTTCCCAGCCCGGCTTCATGTCGGCCTGGGCGCTCGACTGGTGCGCGAGGGATCCCAAGTTCATCGCCGGGGTTTTCCGCAGCCACCTCGATTTCGTCCCGAAGGCGAACTCGAGCGGTTTCTCGACCGACGGCGGGAAGACGTGGACCCGCTTCGCCGCCCTCGAAAACGGGACGGCGCCGAAGGAACTCGAATACGGCGTGATCGCCGTCTCGGCCTCCGATCCCGATCACCTCGTCTGGTCCCCTTCCGCGAAGAAGCTTCCCTACTACACCGCCGACCGGGGCGCGACCTGGAAGCAGGCGACCCTCGGAGGCCCCTCCGAGACCGGCTTCAATTCCCACCCGATGTCGACGAAGCCCCTCTGCGCCGACCGCGTCGCGCCCGACACCTTCTATCTCTACACGCCGCAGGCCGGCCTCTTCCGCTCGACCGACGGCGGAGCCTCTTTCTCAAAGGCCGGCAATCCGGTTGCGAACAAGTGGGGGCCGATGCTGAAAGCGACCCCCGGCCATGCCGGGGATCTCTGGTTTGCCGCGGGCGACGAGGCCGGCCTGTTCCACTCCACCGACGGCGGCGCGACCTGGACCCGCCTTCCCGCCCTGCGCGCGGCGGCGAACATCGGCCTCGGCAAGGCGCAGGCCGACGACGGCTATCCGACGCTTTACGTGGCGGGAAACGTCGCCGGGGAGTGGGGCCTCTTCCGTTCCGTCGACCAGGGGGCGAGCTGGGACAAGCTCGTCGATTATCCCGTCGGCATCTTCGACGCCATCGACGCGATGGACGGGGACAAGGATCTCTTCGGCCAAGTCTACGTCGGTTTCTCCGGCTCCGGCTTCGCCTACGGCAAGCCCCGCGCCGCGGCGGCGCAGGCCGCTCCGGCGGGGGAGGGGCTCACCCAGGCCGGGGTGACGGCCCAAATGGGGCGGGGCCTCAATCTGGGCAATTTCCTCGAAGCCCCCCATGAGGGAGCCTATACCGACGGACGGGTGCTGCAGGAGGACGATTTCGCGCTGATCCGGAAGGCGGGATTCAAGTCGATCCGCGTCCCCATCTGCTGGGTTTCTCGCCTCGGCCCGGCTCCCGATTACACGATCGATCCGGCCTTCCTGAAGCGGGTCGACTGGGTCGTCGCCCAGGCGAAGAAAAACGATCTCACCGTCGTCCTCGACTATCATAACGACGATGCCCTGGACAAGCAGCCCGACGCCAACACCGGCCGTTACCTCGCCACCTGGAAGCAGATCGCCGAGCATTACAAGGACGAGCCTTCCAGCGTCTACTTTGAGCTTTTCAACGAGCCGACGCCCGAGATGGGAGCCGACCGTTGGAACGATATCCTCGCGAAGGCGCTCGCCGTCGTCCGCGCCAGCAATCCGACCCGGACCGTCGTGATCGGCCCGGTCGCCTGGAACAACATCAACCGGCTCCCCGACCTCGTCCTCCCGCTGCGGGACCGGAATCTCCTCGTCACCGTTCACTTCTACTATCCGATGGAATTCACCCATCAGGGGGCTTCCTGGGTCGGGGGGAGCGAGAAGTGGCTCGGCACCCCCTGGCTCGGAACGGAGAAGGAGAGGCAGAATATCGTGTGGCAGTTCGGGAACGCGGCAGGATGGGCGGAGGAACGCCGCCGCCCGATCTTTGTCGGCGAATTCGGCTCGTTCGAGAAAGGCGATCTCGCTTCCCGCGTCCGCTGGACCGCGTTTGTCGCCCGGACGGCCGCATCCCACGGCTTCACCACCGCCTACTGGGAGTTCTGCTCCGGCTTCGGCGCGTACGACCCCGTCGCGCGGGAATGGCGGCAGCCTCTTTTGGAGGCGCTCATGGGGGAATGA
- a CDS encoding substrate-binding domain-containing protein has translation MSVPSRKTRSSKPDAIYAVLRGRIDSGHWGVGERLPTEIELASEFQCSRTSVSKALSLLSLAGLVGRRTRDGTRVLPPSAGKMLDALAFIYPNERHEGVWRTVCGFQEAAFGAQRRTLMLPTGTDFRKGAEIIGRLGEFDVKGAVLLPTFQAERDHTYYVQMLHACRLPIVLAEINLPGVLRPAAVPDGFHAGYEVTRHLLKRGLRKIGFLANFSWAPLTRDKYLGYRKAMEEAGLDGNSARVRQEAEMTPRFDDPLREPTEVAERYLAEQSDVKAVVCANDYLALGLIAAAKRRKIRIPQAMKVVGIDDFRAAAPAGLTTYRIPYEEIGRQSFALLERALAGHPEPSEIQVRGELVVRESA, from the coding sequence ATGTCCGTCCCCTCCAGGAAAACCCGGTCGAGCAAGCCCGATGCGATCTATGCCGTGCTTCGGGGGCGGATCGACTCGGGGCATTGGGGCGTCGGGGAGCGCCTGCCGACCGAGATCGAGCTCGCCTCCGAATTCCAGTGCAGCCGGACGTCGGTCAGCAAGGCCCTCTCGCTTTTGTCCCTTGCGGGGCTGGTCGGCCGCCGGACGCGCGACGGGACCCGCGTCCTGCCCCCCTCGGCGGGGAAGATGCTCGACGCCCTCGCCTTCATCTATCCCAACGAACGGCACGAAGGAGTCTGGCGCACGGTCTGCGGGTTCCAGGAGGCCGCCTTCGGGGCCCAGCGGCGGACGTTGATGCTGCCGACGGGGACCGACTTCCGGAAGGGGGCCGAGATCATCGGCCGCCTGGGGGAATTCGACGTGAAGGGGGCGGTGCTGCTGCCCACGTTCCAGGCGGAACGGGACCATACCTATTACGTCCAGATGCTCCACGCGTGCCGCCTCCCCATCGTCCTGGCGGAGATCAACCTGCCCGGCGTCCTGCGGCCCGCCGCGGTGCCCGATGGCTTCCATGCCGGGTACGAGGTGACGCGCCATCTCCTCAAGCGGGGACTGAGGAAGATCGGTTTCCTGGCGAATTTCTCGTGGGCGCCCCTCACGCGCGACAAGTATCTGGGCTACCGGAAGGCGATGGAGGAGGCCGGCCTCGACGGGAACTCGGCCCGGGTCCGCCAGGAGGCCGAAATGACGCCCCGGTTCGACGATCCGCTGCGGGAGCCGACCGAAGTCGCCGAACGGTACCTCGCGGAGCAATCGGACGTGAAGGCGGTCGTCTGCGCGAATGACTATCTGGCCCTCGGCCTGATCGCCGCCGCGAAGCGAAGGAAGATCCGGATTCCCCAGGCGATGAAAGTCGTCGGGATCGACGACTTCCGGGCCGCCGCCCCGGCGGGGCTCACGACCTACCGGATTCCCTACGAGGAAATCGGCCGCCAATCGTTCGCGCTGCTGGAGCGGGCGCTTGCGGGCCACCCCGAACCGAGTGAAATCCAGGTGCGCGGCGAACTCGTCGTCCGCGAGAGCGCCTGA